The bacterium BMS3Abin08 region TGATTGCCGGGGTACAAGGCGTGATATATGATTCTCTGAAACCGGATGGTGAGAGGTATCTAATCACCTTTGTGCCCAGGAGGTATAATGCGAGGATGTTTATAGATATCTACATTAACACATCGTCTTATACATTTAATGCACCTCTTACCTTTGCCATTATGGCTGCCTTTTGTCCCTTTCTGCTGGATCGTACCGGATCAAGGGGAACCAGAAGCGCAATCCCCGCAGTGGCCAGGATCTATGGTGAGGTGCTCCTGATGCTTTTCCTGGTTCATATACTCTATGTTTTCTCAGCTGAGGGTGAAAAGATGACAGGCATTCTCATGGGGAGGGGATATGAGGATGTGAGCAAAGTGAAACTGGTATTCTGGCAATTTTTGTGGGGATTTGTTGATAATATGGTTATACGTTTTGAGCCCTTTCTGATAGGCGCCTTTCTCTATTTCCGGACCCCGGCAAGAGGGAGTGGTTATTATCGGGAAAGGGCATAAAACACCGCTTAGCCTATAATAGGCTCTTTCGTGTTTTAGTTGAAGACAGGCTTAAAATTTAACTTAACATTAAACACAACGCACAATGTCATTCCGGCTTGTCCGGAATCATTCTTTAAGATTGTAGAAACGATTCCGGACAAGCCGGAATGACATTCTGATCAAGTATTTTCAGCTTTTTACGAATGAACACTGTGATAAGGAGAACAGGATGCCTTTTTTGATAGCACTGGCAGGTAAAGGTGGAACAGGAAAGACGAGTATTGCAGGATTAACGATAAGGTATCTCGTTCAGAAGAGAGCCGGCCCTGTGCTCGCAGTTGATGCCGACAGCAATGCCTGTCTGAACGAGGCCTTAGGGGTTGAGGTTCATGCCACGATAGGTCAGTTGAGGGAGTCGTCGCTCGAGACCATCCGCTCCGGTGGTGACCGTCCCGGCGGCATGAGCATGGAGGAACTCTTTGAGTACCAGGTGAACCAGGCGCTGATCGAATCGAGGGGCATTGATCTCATTGTTATGGGAAGGCCCGAGGGCCCCGGGTGTTACTGCGCTGCAAACAACATAATCAGGAAATATACGGATATGCTGTCCGAAAAGTACCCCTATGTCGTTATTGACAACGAGGCAGGGATGGAACACCTCAGCAGAAGGACAACCCACAAGGTTAATCTCCTGCTGATGGTGAGCGACCCCACCGTTAAGGGGGTCCAGACTGCAAAGAGGATCGATAGCCTTATTGATGAACTGAAGCTCGATATAGACAGGAGGGTTCTGATTATCAACAAGGTATCAGGAGAAGAGGGGGAGATGCTCAAAGGGTATGCCGAAGGCCTTGGGCTCCAAGTGGCAGGACTTGTCCCCCAGGACGGCATGATCTTTAAGTACGATCTTGAGGGCAAACCCATATTCGATCTCCCCGATGATTCCGTTGCCGTAACATCGTTATTTGCTATATTGGATGGATTAAGGGTTTGATCATCCAAGAAATCTTCCATGTGTTGTTGCATGAATGAAATCATGATCCGACAGTGATGGCGTCGATAAACCCGATACGAATTCTGCTTGCAGGCAGCTCACACACGAGGTTGTTTTTCCCTTTCATAGAGAGCTGTTTAGAGGGAATTGCCGTAGTTGCAAGATTGCCTTGCTACGCAGGTCGCACGGACGAGATACTGAATTCCCTGACTGAATGGCCTTTAGAAGGTCAGGACGTTGTACACGTCTATTCAGGCCATCGCGATCTCATGCTGAACGATGACGGTCTGCCGTTTGTTAACCCCGGGATGTTCGAGCGGAATTTGCGCCGGATTATCGAAATGCTTTCTTCTCTGACCAATGCAAAGATCGTCTTCTCCAACATCCCCCCTGTTGCCGACAGCATTCTCAGAAGAGACAGCGGCAGGAACCATCGCATTATCCATTACAACAGGATTATCAATTATGTTGCAGGAGATTCCGGGGTCCCGGTACATGATTTTTACGGGTTTGCTTTACGGTATCAGGGTGGCGCGAGCAAGTATTTGGACGGCGTTCACTTCAGTCGGGAATTCTATCGTGAGTTCGGCAGGAACCTGTCCGATTATCTGATTAAAATTGCCCCACCCCGTGGGTAGATTCGGCAAGACAGGGGGTAAATCATTCCGGCAGGGGGACGACCGGCCTGGATATCCGGTACTTCTTCGTCTTCTCGTATAACGTTGCCCTGGATATCCCCAGAATCTTTGCAGTCTTGGCCATGTTCCAGAGGTTTTCCCTGAGTGCATTTAGAATCAGTTTCTTTTCCTGGGCTGCAAGGGTTGGTGTCTGATGATTATGTTTTTCTTTATTGTCGTAGGACACAGACGTGTTTGACGAGGTAATCTCGCAGGGAAGATCGGCAATATCGATAATGTTTCCCTTACAGAGACTGACGGCCCGTTCGACAACATTCTTCAGCTCCCGAATGTTACCGGACCATCTATATTGCATCAATGCGTCCATCGCCTTTTCCGTACAAGTAATATGGCGCCGGTCCAACCGGTCAAGGAAATGACGGACCAGAATAGGGATATCCTCTCTTCTTTCGCACAGAGGGGGCAGGACAACCGCCATCGTGCTCAGTCTGTAATAAAGCTCCTCCCTGAATTTCCTTTCCCGGATCATTGCCTTGAGGTCCCTGCTCGTGGCGGCAATAAGGCGGAAATTCACTTCCTTTGGTTGGGTGCTTCCAAGTCTGTATATTATTTTATCCTCCAGAACCCGGAGAAGCTTGACCTGGGCGTGCAGCGGCATATCGCCGATTTCGTCGAGGAAGAGTGTCCCCTTGTCCGATAGTTCTATCTGTCCCATCTTGCCGTCTCTCTGTGCCCCTGTAAACGCACCGGCTACATATCCAAAGAGTTCGGATTCAAAGAGGTCCTGCGGGATTGCCGCACAGTTGATACTCACAAACGGACCCCTGAATCGCAGGCTTTCCCGGTGAAGGGCGTGGGCACACAACTCCTTTCCCGTTCCCGTGGCCCCCAGTACAATGACAGGAGAATCGGTCTTGGCATATTTCTTAATCATTTCCTTGGCCTGAACAATGCCGGCACACTCTCCTTTTATATCTTCGTGGGAGTATCGGGAAGAGAGTACGCTTTTGATTTTCTCCCTGTATGAGTTGACCTTTTTTTCCAGAAAACATAGCCTGTCTGAAAGGTCTTTCAACTCGCCGATATCGCCAAAAAGAGATTGAGAAATAACACCGATTATCCCATGAGTGTCGAATACCGGAATTCTGTTCACAATCAAGATCTTCTTTTCCTTCCCCTCTCCGACGGAACACTTAAAGCCCAGTTCGGGTTGTTCACTCTCCAGGACATGACGAATCCGTGAACCCGGGATGTATTCAGTGATCGGTTTGCCTATAACCTCTTCCTGATCCACACCGAGATAATCAGCATAGGTGCGGTTGATAAACCGAATCTTACACTCATTGTCACAGAAAATGATGCCACTGGGAAGGTTGTTGAGAATGAACTCCGGAATATTTGTATCCCTCTCCAACTCCTGTTGATGTAACGCCATGGGTCTACCTCCCTTTTGTTTTTATGGTATATAGTCCAAGATAACACATCTGTATGTATCAAATCCAGACATGTCTGTTAGTAATACACAATTTCCTTTTCTAATTTTTTACAAACAGCAGAAGCAATCATGAGCAGATGAGGATATTCATTTTAATTTCAATAAGATAGAGATTAAAAAAAACAAGAGCAATGATTTGGAAGATCCTGGCAAGATATTTGCTTTATTATAGAACAAATTCAGTAGAAGCAGAAATGGAGGTTAATTTCAATGCATGGTGAAACCTGTATCAAAACGGCACGAAAAACAGCTGCCTGTCAAGAGTTCTGCCCGGCAGGCATTGATGTCCCGCGGTATATCAGGGCCATAGCAGAGGGCAGGTTCGATGAGTCTTTGGCGGTCATCCGGGAAGCCATACCTTTTCCATCGATCTGTGGTTATGCCTGCTTTGCCCCCTGTGAAAATCATTGTGGAAAGGGACAGTTCACCGAACCTGTAGCCATCCGGGCCTTAAAAAGGGCTGCTGCCGAACATGACAAGGGACTATGGAAAGAGAACCTGAAAAAGGAGCCTTCAACAGGCAAAAAGGTGGCCGTTGTCGGAGCCGGGCCAAGTGGTCTGACCGCTGCCTACTATCTGGCACTGAAGGGTCATGATGTAACTGTTTTTGAGAGCAAGGCTGAAGCAGGCGGCATGATGCGCTGGGCCATTCCCGAGTATCGTCTCCCGCGCAGAATCGTAAGTGGAGAGATTGAGGAGATAAAGGACCTTGGCGTTGAGTTGAGAACAAACGCAAGGGTGGATTCATTGACCGACCTGAAGAGGTCGGGGGCCAAAGCCGTTTATGTTGCCTGCGGCGCTCCAAAGAGTATACCCCTGGGAATTCCCGGTGATAACCTGAATGGCATTGTGGGTGCAATCGATTTCCTTGAGGTGTTAAACAGTGGAACCGCCCTTTCTGTTGGGAAGAGAGTGGCCGTAATCGGAGGAGGCAATGCTGCCATTGATGCAGCTCGCAGCTCGATCAGGCTCGGTGCAACAGAGGTGAAAATATTTTATCGACGCACCATAGATGAGATGCCTGCTTATCCGGACGAGATAGATGCGGCAGTCGAAGAAGGAGTCAAGCTTGAATTTCTGGCGGCGCCGTCTCACATTGAGAAGCACGACGGCGCACTGAGGGTGGTGTTTAACTGTATAGAGCTTGGACCACCCGACAAAAGTGGCAGACCCCAACCCATCTGCAAATCAGGATACGACTACAGCGAGGTTTTCGATACCGTAATTTCAGCAATCGGTCAAGAAATCGGTCAGGGACAGGCGTTGGATATCTCCACAGGCGAGAGGGGTTTTATTAACGTGGACACCCGCTTATCAACCGACATTGAAGGCGTCTTTGCCGGTGGAGATGCCGTCACCGGACCTTCCTCGATAATTGAGGCAATTGCCCAGGGAAAAACAGCGGCTTCATACATCGACCAATATCTGGGAGGTGACGGCAACATTGCAGCGGCCCTTGCACCGGTGGAGACGGATATCGCCCTGAGTTTTTACATGGACGTAAACTCTCCCCGTGTGGAAATCCCGTCTGTGCCGACAGGAATCAGGATCAATAATTTTGATGTTGTGGAAAAGACGCTTAATCCGTATATGGCCCGCAAAGAGGCGGATCGGTGCCTGTGGTGTGACTACAGGCAGTTTGCAGTTGAACTGGACTTTGAGGCCTGTAAGGAGTGCGGCTACTGCCGGGAAGTCTGCCATATGAATGTTTTTGACCAGGGCGACGGTTTTAATGCCAAGGGATATCGCCCCTTTGTTGCAACCAACCCTCAAAACTGTGTCGGCTGCATGAAATGCTTTTATAGTTGTCCGGATTTCTGCATAGAGATTAAAGGAGCGGAATGAATTATGAAGAGATATCTTGAAACAGGAAATTTTGCAATTACGGAAGGCGCAATACTTGCTGGATGTCGTTTCTTTGCAGGATATCCAATCACGCCTGCAACAGAAATCGCTGAGGCAATGTCGCTCAGATTGCCCCAGGAAGGAGGAGTATATCTACAGGGTGAGGATGAGTGTGCAGCACTGCACCTCTGCATCGGTGCTGCACTGGGGGGGTATAAAACCATGACCGCAACATCAGGTCCCGGGTTTATCCTCTATGCCGACCCCTACGGTTGGGCGATCGGCTGCGAAATCCCTCTGGTTGTTCTCAATTCCGGACGAGTTGGTCCTGTCAGCGGCATTACGGGAGCGCCCGGACAAGGTGAGTTCTATATGACACGTTACCCGACTCAGGGAGGCAATTTCGAGACAATTGTACTGGCACCCAACTCCGCACAGGAGGCAATGGCGATTACAGTGGAGGCATTTTATCTCTCAGAGCGTTTCAGGACGCCTGTTACAGTACTTGCCGATCAGTTGATTACCGATGGTTTTGAGGACATAAGCGTTCCTGAGAACGATGGTGAGATGAAGGAGATGGGCTTCAGGACATGGCCGAGGAAGATCAATCAGGGGCCTGAGTTTTATCCATCCTCCGATGAAATCGATATCCCGCCGGTAGTGCTGGGACACAATACGGGTGCACTCTGTTCTGACTGGACCCCGACAAAAGAGGGGTATGACATTGAGGAAGTTGAAGCCCATCACAGGCATGCGTACCGCCTGATCTATAAAGTCAGGAATCACAGGGACATCTTCAGTCACCTTTACGAGAAAAAATTCATGGATGATGATCCCGACCTGATCGTTGTCTCCTACGGTACGCCGTCCCGTGTTGTGAATACAGCAGTGGAGAAGGCCCGCCGGAACGGCCTTAAGGTAGGCGCCCTTCGTTTGATCAATTTGTGGCCTTTTCCGGATGAACATTTCAAGAGTAAGACCAAATACCTTACGGTAGAGCTGAACTGGGACGGTCAATTAGTGCGTGAAGTGCAGAGGGCCGCTCCCAAGGATGCCGAGGTCCACTTTGTGGGCAGTTGTGGTGATCTGCCCACGGTACATGACTTGATAGAGACCTTTGAAAAAGTGATAAAGGGTCAGCCACTGGAACGTCAAGACTGGAAATTGGAGGAATGGTAAGATGGACTACCTGTCAAAAAAATATATGAGATCCAGGAAGATACCAAGCACCGCCTGTTCCGGCTGCGGATTGGGAATAAACCATAAAGCAGTTGTACAGGCTATTTACGAGATAGGCTTGGAGGTGGACGATGTGGTCTGGGGAACCTCGATAGGCTGTGCGGGCCGCCAGACTTTCGGTACATGGAAAGGAGACGGGTTTGCCGGAACACACGGTCGTGTGTATGCCATTGCAAGAGGTCTGAGGCTTGCCCTGCCACCTGAGAAGAAAATCATACTGACCGTCGGGGATGGAGACGCCTTTGGGATAGGGTTGTTGCACCTCATCCACGCTGCACGGTCCAACGCTGACCTTACAATTATAGTGAATGATAACCTGGGGTATATGTCTACGGGTGGACAGTACGGCTGGACAACCCCCACCGGCAGCAAAACAGACAGCAGTCCTTACGGAATGTACGAGCACAACCTGATGAGTGAGGGCATGGATGTCCTCGGTATCCTGAAAAATGCCGGGGCTACCTTCCTGGCCCGTCATGTGTCCATGGACGGTCACCGGGCCGTTGAAAGCATCAAGCAGGGGATTCATAACCGGGGTTTTTCATTGATACATATGGTTTTCCCATGTCCAACAAACTTCGGCAGCCGTGAACTCGGGACGAGAAATACGTTAAAGATTTATAACTGGATTGAGAGGCAGGCCGCTCCTTTAGGGGAAGAAAAGGACAACACCGTATGGGCTACCGGAGTTTACCATGATGCAAGTAACTCCCGGCCGGAATTCTCTGAACATATTCACGAAAAAATTGAGAAGATAAGGAGGACGGTATCGGTATGAGAACAAGAACTGAAATCCTTGCGAGTGGGTTCGGAGGCCAGGGTGTTGTAAGACTTGGTCAGATTCTGGGGGAGGCTGCCGTCAAGCAGGGCTATCGTGTTACTATGCTTAAGAGCCATGGCACCGAGATGAGAGGAGGATATGTCAGAAGTCAGGTGGTGATATCAAAGGAACCTATCGGGAGCCCGATTATAGAGAGTCCCGACTTTTTTGCTGCATTGTCACTGGCAGCTTACAAGGCCTTTAAAGACCTGGTATCCAAGGGGACCATCCTCTACGACCCTGCGTTTGTGGTTGAAATTGACGAAGGCCTTCCATGCATCCAGATGCCGGTGCCGGCCAAAGACCTGGCGGTGGAAAGGCTTGGACGGGCGGTTTTCGCCAATACCGTTATGCTTGGTGTTCTCTCCCGCATTATTGATGAACTCGATCCGGAAGTAGTACTTGAGAGTATATTGCATCTTATACCCAGGTACCATGAAGAGAACAAGAAGGCGTTTGAGATCGGGTATTGTTTATTTGAGGAAAATGAAACCTGTAATGGAGGAAAACAATGACGCTGGAGAGCAACAGAGAAACACCTCCCGAAGATAGACCGTGGTTTAAAGTCTGGCCCGACCACCTGCCAAGAAACCTGGAATATCCGGATGTCCCGGCCTGGTGGATAATGCAACGCAATATAGAACGTTTTGCGGAAAAGACAGCGGTAATACTCGTAAATCATGAGGATCTCAGTGAGATTGAACGCATGACGTACGGTGAACTCTGGCAATCTGCAAACTCTCTTGCTGCCGGTCTTCGTAAGCTTGGCATCAGGAAAGGAGACAGGGTGGCAACACTCCTACCCAACTCGGCATCGATTATTATAAGTTATTATGGGGTCTGGATGGCCGGAGCGGCAATTACCCCCTGCAATGTACTGGCTAAAGAGAAGGAGGTCGAATCTCAGCTTAAAGACGCCGGGGCAAGTATGATCATTGCTGCTGAACATCTATCCGGGCTTGCCCGGTCTGTATCAGAGAGGATGGGCCTGAAGCTTGTTCTGGTCTCTGCCGGTGATCCGGCAGAAAAAATCCCGGGGGCAATCGGGTTTGAAAATCTCATTCGTAACGCAGGGGAAAGACCGGCTGATTTTTCCCTCAACCCGGCTGAGGACATGGCAGTACTACTCTATACGGGGGGTACGACCGGCACACCTAAAGGGACTATATTAACCCATCGGAACATTGTGGCCAACACGATGCAGTTTGCCCAGTGGTATTCCTTTCGGCAGGGGGATGAGACATGCATCTGTGCCATTCCCATGTCTCACAGCGGTGGGATGAGCGGGGTGATGAATGTTCCTATCTATGCCGCAGCCACGATGATTGTGTTCAGGAAATTCGTGGCTGAAAAAGTGGCGCAGGCTATCAATAAATATTCCGCAACACGTTTCTTCGGTGTCCCGACCATGTACGTTGCGATTCTGAACAACAAAGATGCAAGGGCATGCAACATGTCCTCCCTGAAGGCATGCCGTACCAATGCGGCTCCTCTTCCCGTTGCAGTGAAACATGACTTTGATAAGCTGGTCGGAAAAGAAGTGCTTGTTGAGGGATATGGACTGACAGAGACGAGTCCTTTGACTCATGCCAACCCGGTGAAAAAAGCAAGGGCTGGTTCCATAGGAATACCCCTCCCGGACACTGATGCCAAAATCATAGACCTTGAAACGGGAGAAGACCTTCCGGTTAACTGCGAAGGTGAACTTGTCATCCGGGGTCCTCAGGTAATGAAGGGTTACCTGAACAGGCCCGAAGCCACTGACAGGGCTATGGCGGGAGGCTGGTTTCATACGGGTGACGTTGCGAGGATGGACGAGGAAGGGTATTTTTTCATCGTTGACCGGTTAAAGGATATGATTAACAGCGGCGGGTACAAGGTCTGGCCCCGAGAAGTGGAGGAGGTCCTCTACACCCACCCCAAGGTGAGGCTCGCAATGGTAATCGGTGTCCCCGATGATTATTTTGGGGAGACGGTAAAGGCATATATCGTTCCTAAAGACGATGCAGTCGGGAGTATTACCCAGGAAGAGATTATCTCATTCTGCAAGGAAAGGATTGCGAGATACAAGGCGCCCCGAATCGTAGAATTCCGTGACAGTCTTCCCATAAGTCCTCAGGGAAAGGTGCTCAGACGCGTAATGAAAGAGGAAGCAAAGGCTGAACTGCGGTCCGGGAAGGGAAATTGTGACGTCTCTGCTTAGGCTGTGTTCATTAATCCGGAATGAATAGCAGCCATTTCCGGGAAAGGAGGTGCGATCAAGGATTTTAGTCTTTTCGAATACCCTAAATTAGGGCAAGGTGACAAAAACGGAGGTGCAGTATGAAAAGCAAGCATTTTCTTTTTATCTTGTTAATCACGATAACCGTCTGCATGGTATCGGGGTTTTCAAGCGTAAATGCAGGGCAGTATCCCGACAGGCCGGTAAAGTTGTTCGTGTCGTATTCTCCTGGTGGCGCTACGGACTTCCAGGCTCGTATCGTTACCATGAAGGCACAGACATACCTCGGTCAACCCATTGTTATAATCAACAAACCCGGCGGAGGCGGTATGGTCGGCTGGAACTGGTTTGTGACTTCGGCCTCTAAGGACGGCTATGAATTGGTCGCATATAATGTGCCTCACTTTATTTCTCAATCGATCGTCTATCCAAAGAAAGCCAAGTACAATATCAACAACCTGGAACCTATTGCCAACTGGGGTACGGATCCTGCCGTCCTTATCGTACCCAAGAACAGTCCTTTCAACAGCGTACAGGATCTTGTGGATTATGCAAAGAAGAATCCCGGGAAGGTTACGTTTTCAGGTGCCGGCCGCTATGTGGGGCACCACATCGCCATGCTCCAGCTCGCAAAGGCTGCCGATATCAAGACAACATACATACCATACAAAGGTGGCGTTCCAGCCCTCCTGGCCGTAATGAGCGGTGAAGTCATGGCTGGATTTAACAACACCTCGGATGCGTTCCGCAGTAAAGACCGGGTGAAGATCCTTGCAATAGCCGACCTTCAGAGAAGCTCCTTTATCCCCGATGTCAAGACATTCAAGGAACTGGGCTTTGATGTTGACAACGCCAGCAACAACAGAAGGGGAATAGCTGCTCCCAAGGGTACACCTCCGGAGATAATCCGGAAGCTGTCGGATATATTTGTTAAGATGTTCAACGACAAAAAGGTTGCCAAGAGAATGAAGGATAGTGGATCGGGAATGTTTGTGCTTTCACGTGATGAAACCAGAAAGATGTGGAAGAGGACTCAAGCTACGCTGGAGGTTGTACTGAAAGGTCTCGGGCAGGAATGAATAAAAACTAAGGCATCATCAGGGAAGAGGAAGCATCTCTCCCCTGACGATGTCTTTCACTCATTGGTGTCTGTGTATAAAGTCGACCAGTTGTCATTATTCTGTCATTCCTGCTTGTCCGGAATCGTTCTTTAAGTAAGGATTCCGGACTCCCGAATGCGTTCGGGATTGCGGGAATGACAAATGACTGTAATTTATACACAGACTCCAATTAACCGGAACCAAACACAAAGATGATAAAAAATGTTTGAAGGTTTAACCGGTGTAATAGGGAGTCTGCCCAACCTCTTGGCCATCAATAATATGGTGGTTTTGTTTGCAGGGGTTTTTGGCGGCCTCATCCTCGGTGCACTACCGGGCGTGAGTCCGACATTGTCTGTAGCGCTGCTCGTTCCCTTTACCTTCCAGATGGAGCCGACAACAGGGCTTATCCTTTTAGGTGCGGTATATATGGCTTCCGTGGCGGGAGGGGCGATATCCGCCATCCTGATAAATGTTCCCGGGGCCCCGGCAAATATAGCCACATTACTCGATGGCTACCCCCTGGCCAAGAGGGGAAAAGCCCAATCAACCCTCTATGCCTGTTTTATCAGTTCTTTTATCGGCGGGGTATTTGGGATGATTATCATGATTTTCCTTACCGCTCCCCTGGCGGAACTGGCCCTTAAATTCCAGTCCACTGAAATTTTCTGGATATCGGTGCTCGGACTGACGGTCGTTGCCGGGCTCGGATCCGGCAACATGTTGAAGTCCCTCATAGCCGGTGCCTTCGGTGTCTGGTTAAGCACTATCGGACCAAACCCTACAACCGGAGAATTCCGG contains the following coding sequences:
- a CDS encoding limonene hydroxylase, with the translated sequence MALHQQELERDTNIPEFILNNLPSGIIFCDNECKIRFINRTYADYLGVDQEEVIGKPITEYIPGSRIRHVLESEQPELGFKCSVGEGKEKKILIVNRIPVFDTHGIIGVISQSLFGDIGELKDLSDRLCFLEKKVNSYREKIKSVLSSRYSHEDIKGECAGIVQAKEMIKKYAKTDSPVIVLGATGTGKELCAHALHRESLRFRGPFVSINCAAIPQDLFESELFGYVAGAFTGAQRDGKMGQIELSDKGTLFLDEIGDMPLHAQVKLLRVLEDKIIYRLGSTQPKEVNFRLIAATSRDLKAMIRERKFREELYYRLSTMAVVLPPLCERREDIPILVRHFLDRLDRRHITCTEKAMDALMQYRWSGNIRELKNVVERAVSLCKGNIIDIADLPCEITSSNTSVSYDNKEKHNHQTPTLAAQEKKLILNALRENLWNMAKTAKILGISRATLYEKTKKYRISRPVVPLPE
- a CDS encoding cobQ/CobB/MinD/ParA nucleotide binding domain protein; the encoded protein is MPFLIALAGKGGTGKTSIAGLTIRYLVQKRAGPVLAVDADSNACLNEALGVEVHATIGQLRESSLETIRSGGDRPGGMSMEELFEYQVNQALIESRGIDLIVMGRPEGPGCYCAANNIIRKYTDMLSEKYPYVVIDNEAGMEHLSRRTTHKVNLLLMVSDPTVKGVQTAKRIDSLIDELKLDIDRRVLIINKVSGEEGEMLKGYAEGLGLQVAGLVPQDGMIFKYDLEGKPIFDLPDDSVAVTSLFAILDGLRV
- the korB_3 gene encoding 2-oxoglutarate oxidoreductase subunit KorB, which encodes MDYLSKKYMRSRKIPSTACSGCGLGINHKAVVQAIYEIGLEVDDVVWGTSIGCAGRQTFGTWKGDGFAGTHGRVYAIARGLRLALPPEKKIILTVGDGDAFGIGLLHLIHAARSNADLTIIVNDNLGYMSTGGQYGWTTPTGSKTDSSPYGMYEHNLMSEGMDVLGILKNAGATFLARHVSMDGHRAVESIKQGIHNRGFSLIHMVFPCPTNFGSRELGTRNTLKIYNWIERQAAPLGEEKDNTVWATGVYHDASNSRPEFSEHIHEKIEKIRRTVSV
- a CDS encoding 2-oxoglutarate ferredoxin oxidoreductase subunit gamma, translating into MRTRTEILASGFGGQGVVRLGQILGEAAVKQGYRVTMLKSHGTEMRGGYVRSQVVISKEPIGSPIIESPDFFAALSLAAYKAFKDLVSKGTILYDPAFVVEIDEGLPCIQMPVPAKDLAVERLGRAVFANTVMLGVLSRIIDELDPEVVLESILHLIPRYHEENKKAFEIGYCLFEENETCNGGKQ
- a CDS encoding tripartite tricarboxylate transporter family receptor gives rise to the protein MKSKHFLFILLITITVCMVSGFSSVNAGQYPDRPVKLFVSYSPGGATDFQARIVTMKAQTYLGQPIVIINKPGGGGMVGWNWFVTSASKDGYELVAYNVPHFISQSIVYPKKAKYNINNLEPIANWGTDPAVLIVPKNSPFNSVQDLVDYAKKNPGKVTFSGAGRYVGHHIAMLQLAKAADIKTTYIPYKGGVPALLAVMSGEVMAGFNNTSDAFRSKDRVKILAIADLQRSSFIPDVKTFKELGFDVDNASNNRRGIAAPKGTPPEIIRKLSDIFVKMFNDKKVAKRMKDSGSGMFVLSRDETRKMWKRTQATLEVVLKGLGQE
- the korA_3 gene encoding 2-oxoglutarate oxidoreductase subunit KorA, yielding MKRYLETGNFAITEGAILAGCRFFAGYPITPATEIAEAMSLRLPQEGGVYLQGEDECAALHLCIGAALGGYKTMTATSGPGFILYADPYGWAIGCEIPLVVLNSGRVGPVSGITGAPGQGEFYMTRYPTQGGNFETIVLAPNSAQEAMAITVEAFYLSERFRTPVTVLADQLITDGFEDISVPENDGEMKEMGFRTWPRKINQGPEFYPSSDEIDIPPVVLGHNTGALCSDWTPTKEGYDIEEVEAHHRHAYRLIYKVRNHRDIFSHLYEKKFMDDDPDLIVVSYGTPSRVVNTAVEKARRNGLKVGALRLINLWPFPDEHFKSKTKYLTVELNWDGQLVREVQRAAPKDAEVHFVGSCGDLPTVHDLIETFEKVIKGQPLERQDWKLEEW
- the gltD gene encoding glutamate synthase [NADPH] small chain; translated protein: MHGETCIKTARKTAACQEFCPAGIDVPRYIRAIAEGRFDESLAVIREAIPFPSICGYACFAPCENHCGKGQFTEPVAIRALKRAAAEHDKGLWKENLKKEPSTGKKVAVVGAGPSGLTAAYYLALKGHDVTVFESKAEAGGMMRWAIPEYRLPRRIVSGEIEEIKDLGVELRTNARVDSLTDLKRSGAKAVYVACGAPKSIPLGIPGDNLNGIVGAIDFLEVLNSGTALSVGKRVAVIGGGNAAIDAARSSIRLGATEVKIFYRRTIDEMPAYPDEIDAAVEEGVKLEFLAAPSHIEKHDGALRVVFNCIELGPPDKSGRPQPICKSGYDYSEVFDTVISAIGQEIGQGQALDISTGERGFINVDTRLSTDIEGVFAGGDAVTGPSSIIEAIAQGKTAASYIDQYLGGDGNIAAALAPVETDIALSFYMDVNSPRVEIPSVPTGIRINNFDVVEKTLNPYMARKEADRCLWCDYRQFAVELDFEACKECGYCREVCHMNVFDQGDGFNAKGYRPFVATNPQNCVGCMKCFYSCPDFCIEIKGAE
- the lcfB gene encoding long-chain-fatty-acid--CoA ligase; amino-acid sequence: MTLESNRETPPEDRPWFKVWPDHLPRNLEYPDVPAWWIMQRNIERFAEKTAVILVNHEDLSEIERMTYGELWQSANSLAAGLRKLGIRKGDRVATLLPNSASIIISYYGVWMAGAAITPCNVLAKEKEVESQLKDAGASMIIAAEHLSGLARSVSERMGLKLVLVSAGDPAEKIPGAIGFENLIRNAGERPADFSLNPAEDMAVLLYTGGTTGTPKGTILTHRNIVANTMQFAQWYSFRQGDETCICAIPMSHSGGMSGVMNVPIYAAATMIVFRKFVAEKVAQAINKYSATRFFGVPTMYVAILNNKDARACNMSSLKACRTNAAPLPVAVKHDFDKLVGKEVLVEGYGLTETSPLTHANPVKKARAGSIGIPLPDTDAKIIDLETGEDLPVNCEGELVIRGPQVMKGYLNRPEATDRAMAGGWFHTGDVARMDEEGYFFIVDRLKDMINSGGYKVWPREVEEVLYTHPKVRLAMVIGVPDDYFGETVKAYIVPKDDAVGSITQEEIISFCKERIARYKAPRIVEFRDSLPISPQGKVLRRVMKEEAKAELRSGKGNCDVSA